A genomic window from Salvia hispanica cultivar TCC Black 2014 chromosome 5, UniMelb_Shisp_WGS_1.0, whole genome shotgun sequence includes:
- the LOC125188212 gene encoding cytochrome P450 CYP82D47-like: MDLSFFIGAGALITVLPLFLYFFYTNSTNHNASGIHAPPKAGGAWPFTGHLHVMSSGNLPHIALGAMADKYGPVFQIGLGVRQALVVSDGKLAKELFTTCDLAVSSRPKMASSRNLGYEMAMFGFAPYGQYWREVRKVVSTELLSARRLELQKHVLVSETDLSVNELFGVWSQKADVSGRVLVEMKQWFGDLNLNAVLRMVVGKRCFGSGNGDIDEARRCQRVMRDFFDLAGVFVAGDAMPYLRWLDVGGYEKKMRETSKELDSLVGQWLEEHRESGISDKGEDFMDVMLCVVRGTKLQNQHDSDIIIKSTCSNLISGASDTTSIMLVWALALLLNNNYALRKVQQELDDQVGRDKRVNDSDIDKLLYLQAVVKETLRLYPAAPLSGPREFTQDCVLGTYNVPKGTILFVNIWKLHRDPKVWSEDPLEFRPERFLTTHRQVDVKSPNFDYIPFGGGRRICPGINYGMRMLHLVLASLLQAFDISTPNGEVVDMSESGGLTNGKATPLDVLVSPRLCPSLY, from the exons ATGGATCTAAGCTTTTTCATTGGTGCAGGAGCATTAATCACAGTCTTGCCtctgtttctttatttcttctaCACAAACTCCACCAATCATAACGCGAGTGGAATCCACGCGCCACCAAAAGCCGGCGGAGCGTGGCCCTTCACGGGCCACCTCCATGTCATGAGCAGTGGCAATCTTCCGCACATTGCCTTAGGGGCCATGGCGGATAAGTATGGTCCGGTCTTCCAAATCGGGCTCGGGGTCCGCCAAGCCCTAGTGGTGAGTGACGGAAAACTGGCTAAGGAATTGTTCACCACGTGCGATTTGGCGGTCTCGTCCCGTCCTAAAATGGCCTCTTCTAGAAATTTGGGTTACGAAATGGCCATGTTCGGGTTCGCCCCGTACGGGCAATATTGGCGGGAAGTGCGGAAAGTGGTCTCTACGGAGCTGCTTTCGGCACGTAGACTTGAGTTACAAAAACATGTGTTGGTGTCAGAGACTGATTTGTCTGTAAACGAACTTTTTGGTGTTTGGAGTCAAAAGGCTGACGTGTCGGGACGCGTATTGGTGGAGATGAAACAGTGGTTTGGGGATTTGAATCTGAATGCGGTGTTGAGGATGGTGGTCGGGAAGAGATGCTTTGGATCCGGCAATGGGGACATTGACGAGGCGAGGCGGTGCCAACGTGTGATGAGGGATTTCTTCGACTTGGCCGGGGTGTTTGTGGCGGGAGACGCCATGCCCTATCTTAGGTGGTTGGATGTAGGTGGATATGAGAAGAAAATGAGGGAAACTTCAAAGGAGTTGGATTCGTTAGTTGGACAATGGTTGGAGGAACATAGAGAAAGTGGAATTTCAGACAAGGGTGAAGATTTTATGGACGTGATGCTTTGTGTTGTACGAGGTACCAAGCTTCAAAATCAACATGACTCGGACATCATAATCAAATCCACTTGTTCG AATTTGATATCAGGTGCTAGTGACACAACTTCAATCATGTTAGTGTGGGCACTAGCCTTGCTACTCAACAACAACTATGCCTTAAGAAAAGTCCAGCAAGAACTTGATGACCAAGTAGGGAGAGACAAAAGAGTGAACGATTCAGATATTGACAAACTATTATACCTTCAAGCCGTTGTTAAAGAGACTCTAAGGTTGTACCCGGCAGCACCCTTGAGTGGTCCCCGAGAATTCACGCAGGACTGTGTTTTAGGGACTTATAACGTCCCTAAAGGCACAATTTTATTCGTCAACATATGGAAGTTGCATCGAGACCCCAAAGTATGGTCTGAGGACCCCTTGGAGTTCAGACCGGAGAGATTTCTAACGACTCATAGACAAGTTGATGTTAAAAGTCCGAATTTCGATTACATCCCGTTTGGAGGCGGCCGGAGAATATGCCCCGGGATAAATTATGGTATGCGGATGTTGCACTTGGTGCTAGCTAGTTTACTACAAGCATTTGACATTTCAACTCCGAATGGTGAAGTGGTAGACATGAGTGAGAGTGGTGGGTTGACAAATGGCAAAGCCACCCCACTAGATGTTCTTGTTTCCCCAAGGCTATGCCCTAGTCTTTATTAG
- the LOC125188541 gene encoding wax ester synthase/diacylglycerol acyltransferase 4-like has protein sequence MEGEEEVLEPMSPSAQYLRSSALSLTIFGVLETEDHINIDDSMAMSLLKDLFLPINHRFSSIMVTDKKGVRKWKKVEVNLEDHVIGPTFPSDMSVDYYDECFNDYLSQISMEQLPQHRPLWEIHILRYPTKNAAGNVIFKLHHSLGDGYSLMGALLSCLQRVDNPSVPLTFPSRQPRTGPGIRRKVWLRRIPRFFTGLAHTTYDFGWSLFKSTLMKDDISPIRSGIEGVEFRPIATTTTTFSLDQLGQIKTKLNVTINDVITGIITLGTRIYMQKADEESCKSKTTALVLLNTRAIGGYKSVDEMIKPNSDVPWGNRFAFLHVPLPKLTQSELLNPLDFVKKAHRMIKRYKNSGAVYLTGQLLSFITIVRGHEATARHIHATLKNTSMAISNLIGPVEQMALANQPCKGLYFAVAGPPQSLSVTMISYVGKLRIAVTAEKGFIDQNKMKSCIEYAFEVIYKAALEV, from the exons ATGGAGGGTGAAGAAGAAGTTTTGGAGCCTATGAGTCCAAGTGCACAATACTTGAGAAGCTCAGCCTTATCACTCACAATCTTTGGAGTTTTGGAAACTGAAgatcatataaatatagatgATTCCATGGCTATGTCTCTTCTCAAAGATCTTTTCTTGCCTATAAATCATCGTTTCTCCTCGATCATG GTTACCGACAAGAAAGGGGTGAGGAAATGGAAAAAGGTAGAGGTGAACCTCGAAGACCATGTCATTGGCCCCACTTTCCCTAGTGACATGTCGGTGGACTACTACGATGAATGTTTCAACGACTACTTGTCCCAAATATCAATGGAACAACTACCACAACATCGACCGTTGTGGGAAATTCACATACTAAGATACCCTACCAAGAATGCAGCTGGCAATGTCATCTTCAAGCTTCACCACTCATTAGGTGATGGCTACTCCTTGATGGGAGCCCTCCTCTCGTGCCTTCAACGCGTCGACAACCCATCAGTCCCACTGACGTTTCCGTCCCGGCAGCCCAGGACGGGTCCTGGAATTCGTCGCAAGGTCTGGTTGCGACGGATTCCTAGGTTTTTCACCGGCCTTGCTCACACGACTTATGACTTCGGGTGGAGCCTCTTCAAGAGCACCTTGATGAAGGACGATATTTCGCCAATTAGATCGGGCATCGAAGGTGTGGAATTTCGGCCGATCGCGACGACGACAACGACGTTTTCTCTTGATCAGCTCGGGCAAATCAAGACCAAGCTCAATGTG ACTATTAATGACGTCATAACCGGTATAATAACATTGGGAACTCGAATATACATGCAAAAAGCAGATGAAGAGTCATGCAAATCAAAGACAACCGCCCTAGTTTTGCTCAACACTAGGGCTATTGGAGGGTACAAATCAGTCGATGAGATGATCAAACCTAATTCCGACGTGCCATGGGGCAACCGGTTCGCGTTCTTGCATGTTCCTTTGCCTAAATTGACTCAATCGGAGCTTCTAAATCCGCTCGATTTTGTTAAGAAAGCTCATCGGATGATCAAGAGATATAAGAATTCTGGCGCAGTTTACCTAACTGGCCAGCTTCTTAGTTTTATCACAATAGTCAGAGGTCACGAG GCAACAGCTCGACACATCCACGCAACATTGAAAAACACTAGCATGGCAATTTCGAATTTGATTGGACCTGTTGAACAAATGGCTTTGGCCAATCAACCCTGTAAAGGACTCTACTTTGCAGTTGCGGGCCCACCTCag AGCCTATCTGTAACAATGATAAGTTATGTGGGAAAATTGAGGATTGCAGTGACAGCAGAGAAAGGATTTATtgaccaaaataaaatgaagtcaTGTATTGAATACGCCTTTGAGGTCATCTACAAAGCTGCTCTTGAAGTTTAG